A window of Rhinolophus ferrumequinum isolate MPI-CBG mRhiFer1 chromosome X, mRhiFer1_v1.p, whole genome shotgun sequence contains these coding sequences:
- the ACTRT1 gene encoding LOW QUALITY PROTEIN: actin-related protein T1 (The sequence of the model RefSeq protein was modified relative to this genomic sequence to represent the inferred CDS: inserted 1 base in 1 codon; deleted 1 base in 1 codon; substituted 1 base at 1 genomic stop codon), with amino-acid sequence MAAYSSSQQHIAYYQPMVTCPQQHSTDIFNPYILDIPAVIFDNGSGLCKAGLSGEIVPRHAIKSVVGHPQFNMSLSEPYQKKYFVGGKALYMYEDLHLHYPIDRGLVTGWDDMEKLWKYLFKGKLGVKSCQQPVLMTEPSLIPRETREKMAEVMFETFSVPAFXLSNHAVVVLYASASVTGLVVENGEGITCTVPIFDGYSLPHAITKLFVAGRDIIEHLTQLLLASGRNFPCILKKALLDDIKKKLRYVAWEPKKELHKRPKEVLREYKLLDGNVIYIGHLPFQVPEILFAPDWLGIHSPGLSKMVAKCIMKCDTDIQKNLFAEXVMSGGTTLFPGLEERLMKEQEQLASRGTPIKITASPDRCFSAWIGDSIVTSLSSFKQMWITSADFMEFGKYVVQKRWF; translated from the exons TCCACAACAGCACTCTACAGACATATTTAACCCATACATATTAGATATTCCAGCTGTGATTTTTGACAATGGGTCAGGACTCTGCAAAGCAGGCCTATCTGGAGAGATTGTACCCCGTCATGCTATCAAGTCTGTCGTGGGGCATCCTCAGTTTAACATGTCTTTATCAGAACCCTATCAG AAAAAGTACTTTGTGGGAGGGAAAGCCCTGTACATGTATGAGGATTTGCATTTGCACTACCCCATTGATCGTGGACTGGTGACGGGATGGGATGACATGGAGAAACTCTGGAAGTATCTTTTCAAGGGGAAGCTGGGAGTAAAATCCTGTCAACAGCCTGTACTCATGACAGAGCCCTCCTTGATCCCAAGAGAGACTCGAGAAAAGATGGCAGAAGTAATGTTTGAGACGTTCAGTGTGCCTGCCTTCTAGTTATCCAACCATGCGGTAGTAGTACTCTATGCCTCTGCCTCTGTCACGGGACTTGTGGTGGAGAATGGGGAAGGAATAACTTGCACTGTCCCTATCTTTGATGGTTACTCCCTGCCTCATGCTATCACCAAGCTGTTTGTGGCAGGTAGGGACATCATAGAGCACCTCACCCAGCTACTCCTTGCTAGTGGGAGAAACTTCCCTTGCATACTCAAGAAGGCCTTACTGGATGACATCAAAAAGAAGCTGCGCTATGTGGCCTGGGAGCCAAAAAAGGAGCTACATAAGAGGCCAAAGGAGGTCTTGAGAGAATACAAATTACTAGATGGGAATGTTATCTACATTGGCCACCTGCCATTCCAGGTGCCTGAGATTCTGTTTGCACCTGACTGGTTGGGTATCCACAGCCCAGGACTCTCAAAAATGGTCGCCAAATGCATTATGAAGTGTGACACAGATATCCAGAAGAATCTCTTTGCAG TTGTAATGTCTGGGGGCACCACTCTCTTCCCTGGGCTTGAGGAAAGACTTATGAAAGAACAGGAACAGCTGGCTTCCAGAGGAACTCCCATCAAGATCACAGCTTCTCCTGATAGGTGTTTCTCTGCATGGATAGGTGATTCCATTGTGACCTCCCTGAGCAGTTTCAAGCAGATGTGGATCACATCTGCAGATTTCATGGAGTTTGGAAAATATGTCGTACAGAAAAGATGGTTTTGA